In a genomic window of Erigeron canadensis isolate Cc75 chromosome 5, C_canadensis_v1, whole genome shotgun sequence:
- the LOC122600323 gene encoding eukaryotic translation initiation factor 5A-like: MSSDGEVHFESKADSGASKTFPQQAGTIRKNGYIVIKNRPCKVVEVSTSKTGKHGHAKCHFVGIDIFTGKKLEDIVPSSHNCDVPHVTRTDFQLIDISEDGFVSLLTEAGNTKDDLRLPTDENLLSQIKDGFAEGKDLVVSVMSAMGEEQINSIKDIGKN; this comes from the exons ATGTCATCGGACGGGGAAGTTCACTTTGAGTCCAAGGCTGATTCTGGGGCATCGAAAACGTTCCCACAACAAGCTGGTACTATTCGTAAAAATGGATATATAGTCATCAAGAACAGACCATGCAAG GTTGTTGAAGTCTCCACCTCGAAAACAGGCAAGCATGGACATGCAAAGTGCCATTTTGTGGGAATTGACATTTTTACTGGCAAGAAGCTTGaagatattgttccttcttccCACAACTGTGAT GTTCCTCACGTCACACGTACAGATTTTCAACTGATTGACATCTCTGAAGACGGTTTT GTGAGTCTTCTAACCGAAGCAGGGAATACGAAAGATGATCTAAGGCTTCCCACCGATGAAAATCTGCTCTCACAG ATTAAAGATGGGTTCGCCGAAGGGAAAGATCTTGTGGTTAGTGTTATGTCTGCTATGGGAGAAGAGCAGATCAATTCCATCAAAGACATCGGCAAGAATTAA
- the LOC122600059 gene encoding F-box/LRR-repeat protein 25-like: protein MEVGDEPPKKIKTHETFDPEKEEKDRISLLPDTLIINEILCRLESTKDAIRTGSLSKRWRHLWPLVPSLVFYDCRQFPDFYSIVDKTLTQCQLNELYKFRVCTNYDKRYKSHVKNWIHFAISNNVQQLHLYLRDTKDEVDEFVLEDDAFFVNFHFTRLHLSGFVFKPSGSISWNNLTHLTVSYWKVVEDLIAIILSGSPLLDTLTLDYCYGYSLLNITSKSVKNLVLCGYNDYMVDAIQINAPYISSLTIMGDILLSKIYLQDVSSLVKAELNYTILSYDATESEVMLKSLLLRLKHVKELKIGVYCSKVLSRLEAKGFIFPSNLKFVQADYFVSDTETTDYSDSDTDLTELGDCSDNDSSDSFLRLKSE from the exons ATGGAAGTTGGAGATGAACCtccaaaaaaaatcaaaacccacgAAACATTCGAcccagaaaaagaagaaaaagataggATTAGCTTATTACCCGATACTTTGATTATCAATGAAATTCTTTGTCGTTTAGAGTCCACAAAAGATGCAATCAGAACTGGTAGTCTTTCGAAACGATGGCGACATCTTTGGCCTTTAGTTCCTAGTCTTGTCTTTTACGATTGTAGACAGTTCCCCGATTTCTATTCGATTGTTGATAAAACCCTAACTCAATGCCAGTTAAACGAACTTTATAAATTCCGAGTCTGCACCAATTACGATAAACGGTATAAATCCCATGTCAAGAATTGGATCCATTTTGCTATTAGTAATAACGTCCAGcaacttcatttatatttaagGGACACCAAAGATGAAGTCGATGAGTTTGTATTGGAAGATGACGCTTTTTTCGTCAATTTTCATTTTACCCGTCTCCATTTATCGGGGTTTGTATTTAAACCTAGTGGGTCCATTAGTTGGAATAACCTTACCCATTTAACCGTTTCATATTGGAAGGTAGTTGAAGATTTGATTGCAATTATACTATCGGGAAGTCCTTTATTGGACACTTTGACATTAGACTATTGTTATGGTTATTCATTGCTCAATATTACTTCCAAGAGTGTTAAGAATTTGGTCCTGTGTGGATATAATGATTATATGGTCGATGCTATCCAAATCAATGCTCCTTATATTTCATCACTAACAATCATGGGTGATATTTTGTTATCTAAGATTTATTTGCAAGATGTGTCTTCTTTAGTGAAAGCTGAGTTAAATTATACCATCTTGAGTTATGACGCAACAGAGAGCGAAGTGATGCTTAAAAGTCTTTTACTGCGCCTTAAACATGTCAAAGAGCTCAAAATTGGGGTTTATTGTTCTAAG GTTTTATCTCGTTTGGAAGCTAAAGGTTTCATTTTTCCATCCAACTTGAAGTTTGTACAAGCAGATTATTTTGTTTCTGATACTGAAACGACGGATTATTCTGATTCTGATACCGATTTGACGGAGCTAGGTGATTGCTCTGATAATGACTCATCTGATAGCTTCTTGCGACTTAAATCAGAGTAA